A genomic segment from Bradyrhizobium diazoefficiens USDA 110 encodes:
- a CDS encoding amino acid ABC transporter permease: protein MNSLDFSIVLQAWPYLWSGLLFSLALTAVAFVVGMILGTCLALLQHFEVPVIGKVVRGYIALIRSIPLILVLFWFFFLVPIVLGHLSGNGRPIPIGATWTAFITFGLFEAAYYSEIIRVGLRAVNRGQFEACQALALSTFETYRSVILPQVLRVASPIILSQTIILFQDTSLVYVLSLTDLLGAASKLAQLNGRLVEMYLVVVVVYLAISSAASQGVALLRKRYAIAGVRR from the coding sequence ATGAACAGCCTCGATTTCTCGATTGTTCTGCAGGCGTGGCCCTATCTCTGGTCCGGATTGCTGTTTTCGCTGGCGCTGACCGCGGTGGCCTTCGTGGTCGGCATGATCCTGGGCACCTGCCTTGCGCTGTTGCAGCACTTCGAAGTGCCGGTGATCGGGAAGGTCGTGCGCGGCTACATCGCCCTGATCCGCTCGATCCCCCTGATCCTCGTCCTGTTCTGGTTCTTCTTCCTGGTGCCGATCGTGCTCGGCCATCTCAGCGGAAACGGTCGCCCGATTCCGATCGGCGCCACCTGGACCGCCTTCATCACCTTCGGCCTGTTCGAGGCGGCCTATTATTCGGAAATCATCCGCGTCGGATTGCGCGCCGTGAACCGCGGACAGTTCGAGGCGTGCCAGGCGCTCGCACTGTCCACCTTCGAGACCTATCGCAGCGTGATCCTGCCGCAGGTGCTCCGCGTGGCGAGCCCGATCATCCTGAGCCAGACCATCATCCTGTTCCAGGATACCTCGCTGGTCTACGTGCTCTCGCTCACCGACCTGCTCGGCGCGGCCTCGAAGCTCGCGCAGCTCAACGGTCGTCTCGTCGAGATGTATCTCGTGGTCGTCGTGGTCTACCTCGCCATCAGTTCGGCGGCATCGCAAGGCGTCGCATTGCTGCGCAAGCGCTATGCCATCGCCGGAGTGCGCCGATGA